One genomic segment of Primulina tabacum isolate GXHZ01 chromosome 9, ASM2559414v2, whole genome shotgun sequence includes these proteins:
- the LOC142555338 gene encoding uncharacterized protein LOC142555338 isoform X2 translates to MNRFEIPLPSLPEPHSFSALRFFLFLFSFNFFSLGILPFWRCFTIVYSSSRCIIYSRYLKMNHYAIQKKGFVSCEEMIGITAVGGGGGRSVEKKETVVCPKPRRFGLIHTTLNDFSSMRPLRWHASHQQEICEVKAGNELLDIILAKGGSGVDQSVTHVASSPPFFSGSPPSRVSNPLTQDARFGDEKFYPISPRAIPTPSAEGSGLAPSPSSTRKGGCVRANFGNNPAVRVEGFDCLDRDRRNCSIPALA, encoded by the exons ttcttttttcttttaattttttctctCTCGGAATCCTCCCATTTTGGAGGTGCTTCACAATTGTGTACAGCTCTTCCAG GTGTATTATTTATTCAAGATATTTAAAAATGAATCACTATGCAATTCAAAAAAAGGGCTTTGTTTCATGTGAAGAGATGATAGGGATCACCGCGGTCGGCGGCGGTGGCGGAAGATCTGTGGAGAAAAAAGAAACTGTTGTTTGCCCAAAGCCGCGGCGGTTCGGCCTAATCCATACCACCCTTAACGACTTTTCTTCAATGAGACCTCTCCGATGGCATGCCAG CCATCAGCAAGAGATTTGTGAAGTTAAAGCTGGAAATGAACTGCTTGATATCATTCTTGCAAAG GGTGGTTCTGGTGTTGATCAATCCGTTACCCATGTAGCCTCGTCGCCCCCATTTTTTTCAGGGTCGCCGCCGAGTAGAGTATCTAACCCACTAACTCAGGACGCACGATTCGGGGACGAGAAATTCTACCCCATCTCACCACGTGCAATCCCAACCCCATCAGCAGAAGGGTCTGGTCTGGCCCCTTCCCCATCATCCACTCGCAAGGGTGGATGTGTTCGAGCAAATTTTGGTAACAATCCGGCCGTGAGAGTCGAGGGGTTCGACTGCCTCGACAGGGATAGGCGAAACTGCAGCATCCCGGCCCTGGCCTAG
- the LOC142555338 gene encoding uncharacterized protein LOC142555338 isoform X1 → MNRFEIPLPSLPEPHSFSALRFFLFLFSFNFFSLGILPFWRCFTIVYSSSRCIIYSRYLKMNHYAIQKKGFVSCEEMIGITAVGGGGGRSVEKKETVVCPKPRRFGLIHTTLNDFSSMRPLRWHASSHQQEICEVKAGNELLDIILAKGGSGVDQSVTHVASSPPFFSGSPPSRVSNPLTQDARFGDEKFYPISPRAIPTPSAEGSGLAPSPSSTRKGGCVRANFGNNPAVRVEGFDCLDRDRRNCSIPALA, encoded by the exons ttcttttttcttttaattttttctctCTCGGAATCCTCCCATTTTGGAGGTGCTTCACAATTGTGTACAGCTCTTCCAG GTGTATTATTTATTCAAGATATTTAAAAATGAATCACTATGCAATTCAAAAAAAGGGCTTTGTTTCATGTGAAGAGATGATAGGGATCACCGCGGTCGGCGGCGGTGGCGGAAGATCTGTGGAGAAAAAAGAAACTGTTGTTTGCCCAAAGCCGCGGCGGTTCGGCCTAATCCATACCACCCTTAACGACTTTTCTTCAATGAGACCTCTCCGATGGCATGCCAG CAGCCATCAGCAAGAGATTTGTGAAGTTAAAGCTGGAAATGAACTGCTTGATATCATTCTTGCAAAG GGTGGTTCTGGTGTTGATCAATCCGTTACCCATGTAGCCTCGTCGCCCCCATTTTTTTCAGGGTCGCCGCCGAGTAGAGTATCTAACCCACTAACTCAGGACGCACGATTCGGGGACGAGAAATTCTACCCCATCTCACCACGTGCAATCCCAACCCCATCAGCAGAAGGGTCTGGTCTGGCCCCTTCCCCATCATCCACTCGCAAGGGTGGATGTGTTCGAGCAAATTTTGGTAACAATCCGGCCGTGAGAGTCGAGGGGTTCGACTGCCTCGACAGGGATAGGCGAAACTGCAGCATCCCGGCCCTGGCCTAG